The bacterium HR17 nucleotide sequence CTTCCTGCTCCAACCATGTCTCATACACCTTCATTCCATCCGTAGTGTATATGCTGATACATACATCGCATGCCTTCCTCTGTGCACACTCAAGGCTGTAACTGAAAGTCGTGTCCGCAACACCACGAACCGGATCCCACTTCAAAACCTTCATCTCATCCCCTGATGTCACGACCAAGTTTTGGACATTAACTGTTATTGAAGTTTGGAAAGGTCCTCGCGGTCCTTTCATGTAAACCCCATACCTCCACTGAACGGTGATGCGGTAAGGTGAGTTGTGCATGGCAAATCCTATCATGGCACCTGCTAAACTCCATGTCGTCCAGTTCCAATTCCCTAGGTCACTAACCGGTGGCATCGTGCATCTGTAAGGAAAACCACTCTCCCCTTGAGGGTTCTCAAAATACCAAATTTGAGGATCATGCTCGTTGGTCAGTTCTTCAATCAAAATCCAATCAACGCTGAAGAAAGCAGGTGCACCATCTTTCCATCCTGCGTAAAAGTGAAAGTGAGGGATTGCGACTGTCCCAGAAGTTACACATTGAGATTGCGGAGAAGCGACAGTCAAATCGGGAACCCAAACTGCATGAAGGGCGTAAGTGACTTGAGGTTCAGGGATTTGGGATGGGTCGGGAGGTTGGGCGGAAAGGCGGGTAGAAGAGACAGCAATGAGACAGGCGTAAACAGCCATGACAGCCCTCCGAGAGAGAGCCGTATCTGGTTACGGTTACTCTCTTGTTCGCCAAAGCCTTACCTTTCATTGCCGTTCCCCCTCCCAAGTCATTGGGCGTCAAAGAGAGTAACGCGTTTTCGTGGCAATTATAGGCTGCGTTAAATAACGGGGTTTGGTCGGAGGGCGGCTCTCCTGAGCCACCGAAAAACGGCGTGAAAATGTAACGGCGCGTCGGGAGACGCGCCCTCTGAGGTATTGCCGAAAGGGAATTCGACAAAGCATGATTTTATGGATTTCCGTCGGGGATTTTGAAGGAGCGTCGGTCTATCAAAGCGTTGGTGTTAAGTCAGCGTTGCAACCCGCTTATTGCATGAGGCTGACGAAGACCATCATGAAGAGCAAGCCTGCCATGAACCCCCATGCTGTTTCGGAGCGGGTGGTGCGCGCTAGGCTGTCGGGGACGAGTTCTTGGATGACGAGGAAGATCATTGCCCCGCCAGCAAAACCCAAACCGAAAGGCAAAAAGGGGTGAATAGCCGTCGCCAGCAAGTAAGCCGGGACAGCCGCGATAGGTTGGGGCACACTGGACAAAACCGCATACCATGCGCATTTGGCGACGGAAACCCCTTTCGCCCGCAGCGGTAGAGAAAGCGCTAGCCCTTCAGGGATGTTGTGGACGGCGATGGCGATCGCCAACAGCAATCCCGTCTTGAATTCGCCCGTCGCAAAACCGACGCCGATGGCGACGCCTTCAGGGAAACTGTGAGCAAAGAGCGTTAGCAACAGCAGCCACGATTGCCGGGCAGCGCTGCCTGTCAGGTGCTCAAAGGGCAAATCGTTATGTTCCAGCCACTTACCGGTCGCAGCAATGAACGCTGCCCCTGCCAACAACCCCGCTGCCACCAGCCACACTGAGCCGAACCGCAAGCCTTCTTCGGCGAGGCTGAACACAGAGGCGGCGACCATCATGCCACCTGCGATCGCCGTCATGGTGCCTTGCCAGCGCTCGTTAACCGTGCGCACCAACGCAAAAGGCACCGCTCCTAGCGCCGTCGCCAAGTCTGTCAGCACGGCGTAACCCAACACAGTCCAAACCATTGTGCTCACCTTCCGGCAAAGATTGTAGCGTCACCCTTTTTAGCGTCACAAATTGTCATTGGGGAAAAGGGGGCGACGCCGATGTCAGACATCGGGTGTTCATCGCTGTTGTTTGCGGGACACGACCGTGCGACGACCTTGCGAGCGTTGCGGGATGTCGGGATGAGCAGCGTGGATTTGTGGAGTATCCCCAATTGGGTGGAACATGTGCGGTTGGACAGCGATGACCCGCACGGTGTTGCCGATGAAGTGCGTCAGGCGGGGTTAAGTGTTTGCGCCCTGTCACTTTACACGAACGACCCCCAGCGGTTGCGTAAAGGGGTGGAATTTGCTGCCCAGTTGGGGGCGCAGATGGTCGTTAACAGTGCGCAAGGGCGCACTTGGGACGAACTGGCGGAATTTCTGTGCCCCGCTCTGGACGCAGCGGCGCAAACGGGTGTGAAGGTGGCGGTGGAAAATCACACCGATACGCTGTTAGATAGCAGCGATCGTGCGGTGGAATTCTGTCGGCGCTTTCCTGCCGATTTGGTCGGCATCGCATTTGCCCCACCTCACGCCGTTGTCGTCGGTGAACGCCCCAATGAATGGGTGCATCGTTTTGCCGAACGCATCCTGCTCCTTTACCTTTGGGATGTCGCCCCGCACAATCGGGGGTTAGCATGGTGGCGTCGCCGTTGGCATGAGTTTCCCGCCGAGCAGTTTCCGGGCAACGGCATCGCAGATTTCCGAGCGCTGTCCGATGCCGTGCGCGTCAGCGGTTGCAATGCCGAAAAGGTGATTTGCTTGCACGGGACAGAACGATGGAGCGTGGCAGAGTTGCAGGCGCATTTACAAGCAACGCTGCAATTTCTGCGTGAAGTTGGGTTGGCATAAAAGTGCATCGTTGACGGATGGGGTGAGCGCAATGCCGTCAGTGCAAATTGCACATTACCGGGTGGACGGCACACACCTTCTGGTCATCGCGGGTCCGTGTGTGATTGAGAGTGAAGAGTTGTGCTTGGAAGTGGCAGCCCATTTGAAGGGCGTTTGCGAGCGATTGGCGCTGCCCTTCGTCTTCAAGGCATCGTTTGACAAAGCCAATCGCACGGCGCTGGATAGTTTTCGCGGTCCTGGGTTGGAACGAGGGCTGCGAGTGCTGGCGAAGGTGAAAGAGCAAATCGGCGTGCCCGTCACGACCGATGTGCACGAAACGCGGCAAGTGCGCCCGACGGCGGAGGTCGTGGACTTGGTACAAATTCCTGCGTTTCTTTGCCGCCAGACAGATTTGTTGGTGGAAGCGGGCAAATGGGCGAAAGCCGTCAACATCAAAAAGGGGCAATTTGCCGACGCCACCATGATGTGTCACGCCGCTCAAAAAGTTGCTGCAAGCGGTTGCCAAAATATTTTGCTGACGGAGCGGGGCAACTTTTTCGGCTACGGCGATTTGGTCGTGGACATGCGCAATTTAGCGTGGCTGCAGCGCACGGGTTACCCCGTCGTTTTTGACGCCACGCACAGCGTCCAACAACCCAGCGGGCGCGGCAGTGCGTCTGGAGGGCGACGGGAATTGGTGCCCGTGTTATTGCGGGCGGCAGTGGCGGCGGGTGTGGATGGCATTTTCATGGAAATCCATCCTGACCCCGATAATGCCCGATCAGATGGTCCCAACATGGTCCCGTTGCACAAAGTCGGGGAGTTGCTGGAAATGGCAAAAGCGGTGCATGAAGCAGCGCGCCCCTTTCGGGCGTGGACGCTCTAACGACAGTCAAGGGAGGAGCGAACCCGTTCACCAGCGCACTTTCAGTTCCCGTGCCGCTCTGGCTTCGTCCAAACGCGTGACGGGCGTCGTGTGGGGAGCGGTTTGCACCAGTTCGGGTTGCTCGCGGGCTTCTTGCGCGATTTGCGCCAATGCCGCGACAAAAGCGTCCAGCGTCTCCTTGCTCTCCGTTTCCGTCGGCTCCACCATCATCGCCTCTTCCACGATCGTCGGAAAGTAAACCGTCGGGGCGTAGAAGCCGTAGTCCAGCAACCGTTTGGCGACATCCCAAGTGCGGACGCCCGTCTCGCGTTTGAATTGGCGCAGTGTCAGCACAAACTCGTGCTTACACACGCCGGGGTAAGCGACAGGGAACAGCATCGCCAAGCGGTGCATCAGGTAATTGGCGTTTAAGACGGCGTCTTCGGACACTTGAGCCAAACCCGCTGCGCCCAAACTGCGGATGTAGGTGTAAGCCCGCACCAGCACCGACGCGTTGCCGTAAAAACTGTGCACTCTGCCGATGGACAGGGAGCGGTCATAAGTGAGCGTCAATTTGCCGTCTCGTTCCTCAATGACGGGCACGGGTAGAAAGGGTTCAAGGAAGGATTTGACGGCGACGGGACCAGCGCCGGGACCGCCACCACCGTGCGGGGTGCTGAAAGTTTTGTGTAAGTTGAAATGCATGATGTCGCAACCCATATCGCCGGGTTTGGCTTTACCCATGATGGCGTTCAAGTTGGCGCCGTCGTAGTAGAGCAGCGCTCCGGCTTCATGCGTTAGTTCAGCGACCTTCACGATCTCCCGCTCAAACTTGCCCAGAGTGTTGGGGTTGGTGACCATGACGGCAGCGGGCAGGTTGCCGTCACGGTCGGGTTGCAACGCTTTTTCCAGTGCCGCAAGGTCAACGCATCCGTCAGGTCCGCTAGGGATGCTTTCCACTGTGAAGCCACACCGTGCAGCGGAAGCGGGGTTAGTGCCGTGTGCGGAATCGGGCACGATGATACGGGTGCGCCGTTCGCCTTCGCCCCGATGGCGGTGCCACGCCAACACCAACAACAGCCCGATGAATTCCCCTTGCGCGCCCGCTGCCCCTTGCAGCGTGCAGGCGTCCATGCCCCCGATTTCGCACAGCATCCGCTCCAACGCTTTCATGAGGCGCAGCATCCCTTGCACCGTCTCTTCGTCCTGCAACGGGTGTAGCCAGACGAACCCCGAAAGGCGGGCAGCGTCCTCGTTGACTTTCGGGTTGTGCTTCATCGTGCACGAACCCAACGGGTAGAAGTGGGTGTCCACGCTGTAGTTGCGCTGCGAGAGGCGAACAAAGTGGCGGATGACGGTCGGCTGGTCCAATTCGGGCAATGGCGGCGGCTGGGTTCGCACAAACCCTTCCCCCAGCAATTCTGTAAGCGGGCGGCACGGCACATCGGGTTCGGGCAGCGCCACACCGATGCGCCCTGGCTTGCTCAACTCCTTCAGTAGCGGTTCGGGCATAGTCTTTGCCTCCTTCCGGCGACAAATTTAGCACCGAACAGCGCCCGCTTTCAGACGCCACACCTTGCGCGGTTGCCTTGCTACAATTTCAGCGGGACCGCCAATGCAAGGGGGATGACAGCGATGACCTTCCGCAAACTGACACCGCCCAGCGACGGCGAAAAAATCACGGTCAAAGATGGGCGCTTGCAAGTGCCTGACAACCCCTTCGTCGTTTGGATTGAAGGGGACGGCATCGGTCCGGACATCTGGCGGGCAGCCCGCCCTGTTTTTGACACCGCCGTGCAATTGGCTTACGATGGCAAGCGCCGCATCGTTTGGTTTGAAGCCTACGCCGGCGAAAAAGCCCAAGCCGTCTATGGCGAACTGCTGCCCGATGACACGCTGAAAGCGATAGCGGAATTCATCGTCGCCATCAAAGGTCCACTGACGACGCCCATCGGGACAGGCTATCGCTCCCTCAATGTCACACTGCGGCAGGAGTTGGACCTTTATGCCTGCGTCCGCCCCGTCAAGTGGATTGAAGGCGTGCCGTGCCCCGTTAAGCACCCCGAAAAAGTTAACGCCCTCGTTTTTCGCGAAACGACGGAAGATGTCTATGCGGGCATTGAATGGGAGAAGGGCAGCCCCGAAGCCCAGCGCTTTATTGAGTTGATGCGCACGGAGTTCGGCGTAGAGATTCGCACCGACTCGGGTATCGGCGTTAAGCCCATCAGCGAGTTCGCTAGCAAGCGGTTAGTCCGCAAAGCCATCCGCTACGCCCTTGAGCAAAACATCCCGTCCGTCACGCTGATGCACAAGGGCAACATCATGAAGTTCACGGAAGGCGCCTTTGCCAAGTGGGGCTACGAAGTGGCGCTGGAAGAGTTTCGGGATTTCATCGTGACGGAACAGGAAGTCGCCGAGCAGTATGGCGGCAAAGTGCCTGACGGCAAGGTGCTCATCAAAGACCGCCTCGCTGACAACATGTTCCAACAGATTTTGACCCGTCCCGACGAGTATCACATCATCGCAACGCCTAACCTCAACGGCGACTACATTTCTGACGCCTTGGCGGCGCAAGTCGGTGGGTTGGGGATGGCGCCAGGGGCTAACATGGGCGATTATGTAGCCCTTTTTGAAGCGACGCACGGCAGCGCCCCCAAGTATGCCGGCAAGGATGTCGTCAACCCCAGTTCCCTTATCCTTTCGGGCGTAATGATGCTCCGCTACATGGGTTGGCAAGAAGCAGCGGATTTGATTGAGCAAGGCATCGCCGCCACCGTCAAACAACAAAAAGTCACTTACGATTTGGCGCGCCAGTTGGGCGTGGAGCCCATCAAGTGCTCGGAGTTCGGGCAAGCCATTTGCGAGAACATGCGCGCCATCGCCGCCCAGCGGTCATGAGCGGGGCGTTTCGTCGGGAGCCCGTTGGCGCTCTATCGCGTCCAAGCGGGTGCGCAGTTCGTCAATTTGCGCCTGCAGTTGCCGAAACATCTCCAGTTGCGGGTCGGGAATGCGGTCGTGCGCCAGCGGCTCCACCCGCACGCCGTTGATGCTGACAATCTTGGCAGGCACGCCTACCGCCGTCGCGTTGGGCGGAACGGGTTTGACGACGACCGAACCTGCCCCGATGCGGGCGTTGTCGCCGATGGTGATGTTGCCCAAGACGACAGCGCCCGCTCCGATGACGACATTGTTACCGACGGTCGGATGCCGCTTGCCTTTCTCCTTTCCCGTCCCACCCAGCGTGACGCCTTGATACAGCGTCACATTGTCGCCGACCACCGCCGTCTCACCGATGACGACACCTGCACCGTGGTCAATGAACACACCTTTGCCGATTTGGGCGCCAGGGTGAATTTCAATGCCTGTCAACCAGCGGTTGAGATGCGACAGCAATCGGGGCAACACGGGCACGCCTAAGTTCCACAGCCAATGGGCGATGCGGTGCAGCCAGATGGCGTGGACGCCGGGGTAACACAAAAGGATTTCCAGCCAGCCGAAAAAGCCCGTCCGCGCCGCTGGGTCGCGGTCGGGCACGACCAACACATGCGAAATAAAGTTGTCGCAAAATGCCTGCCAACACCGGTGCAGCCAACGCACCTTGGGTAGCCCCTCCTTGCACTGCTGGGCTAAAACGCTTGCGCCGCCACTGCGCGCAATTTTTCCACGACCGTAGGCAAAACGCTTAACACCCGCTGGATCTGTTCGCGGGTCGTGAACCGCCCCAAAGTCAACCGCAGCGACCCGATCGCCCACTCGTGCGACAAGCCCAGCGCCAACAAGACATGGGACGGCTCTAAACTGCCCGACGAACACGCCGACCCCGATGAAGCGGCGATGCCGTGTAGGTCCAGTTGCAACAACAGCGCTTCGCCTTCCACGCCCCGAAAACTGAAGTTGGCGTTGTGGGGCAACCGCTGGGTGGGATGCCCGTTCAAGCGGCTGTCAGGGATGCGTTCCAGCACGCCGGCAATCAGTTCGTCCCGCAGGGCTTGGAGCCGAGGCAGTTCGTCGGGCATTTCTGCGACGGCGAGTTCCAACGCCCTTGCCATGCCGACGATGCCGGCGACATTTTCCGTGCCCGACCGGCGGTTGCGTTCTTGACCGCCGCCAGTCAATTGGGGCACGAGCCGCACCCCCTGCCGCACGAAGAGGGCGCCGACCCCTTTTGGTCCGTAGAACTTGTGCGCCGAAAAACTCAACAGGTCTACGCCCAACGCCGACACATCCACGGGGATGTGCCCGACCGTCTGCACGGCATCGGTGTGGACCAGCACATCGGGGCGCTTCTCTTTGACCGCCCGCACGATGTCAGCGATGGGCTCAATCGTGCCGATTTCGTTGTTGGCGTGCATGACACTGACGAGAATCGTGCGGTCTGTGACGGCTTCCGCCACCTGCTCCGGCACCACCAAGCCGTGCCGGTCAACGGGCAGGTAGGTGACGGTAAAGCCGCGGTCTTCCAACGCCCGGCAAGTGTGCAGGACGGCATGGTGCTCAACGGCAGTCGTGACGATGTGGTTGCCTTTGCGCTGATAGGCTTCGGCGACCCCGCGCAACGCCAAATTGTCGCTTTCCGTCCCACTGCCGGTGAACACGATTTCGCTGGGCTGGCAGTTGAGGAGCGCTGCGATTTTCTCCCGCGCTTCGTCAACGGCTTGGCGGGCAGCCCGCCCGAAGGCGTGGATGCTGTTCGGGTTGCCGAACTTGTCGGTCAGATAGGGCATCATCGCATCCAGCACGCGTGGGTCCATCGGTGTCGTGGCAGCGTAGTCAAGGTAAACGAGCCCCTCGTTCACGACCGTTCGCCTCCCGAAAGGCGCACGATGCTGCCGGTTGGTGAGCGCGTCCGATGCGCCCCACCAAAATCTAACGCTACCGAACGCTGTTGTCCTTTCCGCCGCGCGTTGGCGGGATTTACCCGACGCGACAGGAAACAGGTGATGGCAAAATGAAGGCGGTGACGGCGATGCAATGGCGCGTTGGAATGGGGGTTGATGCCCACCGGTTTGCGGATGGGTGCCCGTTGAAATTGTGCGGGGTGACCATCCCGCACCCTCGCGGGCTCATCGGGCACTCTGACGCCGATGTGGCGTTGCACGCGCTGTGCGATGCTTTGCTGGGTGCGTTAGCGTTGGGCGACATCGGGCAGCATTTCCCCGACACAGACCCCCGCTACAAAGGCGCCGATAGCGCGTCCTTCGTCCGCACCGTGCTGGGGATGGTGCGGGAGCGGGGCTGGCAGGTCGCCCATGTGGACATCACGCTGGTCGCCCAAACGCCTCGCTTGGCGCCCTACCGCGACGCGATGCGGGCGCAGGTCGCCCAACTGCTGGAAGTGCCGTTGGACGCTGTCAGCATCAAAGCGACGACCACCGACGGCATGGGGTTTGTCGGG carries:
- the gcvPB gene encoding putative glycine dehydrogenase (decarboxylating) subunit 2; its protein translation is MPEPLLKELSKPGRIGVALPEPDVPCRPLTELLGEGFVRTQPPPLPELDQPTVIRHFVRLSQRNYSVDTHFYPLGSCTMKHNPKVNEDAARLSGFVWLHPLQDEETVQGMLRLMKALERMLCEIGGMDACTLQGAAGAQGEFIGLLLVLAWHRHRGEGERRTRIIVPDSAHGTNPASAARCGFTVESIPSGPDGCVDLAALEKALQPDRDGNLPAAVMVTNPNTLGKFEREIVKVAELTHEAGALLYYDGANLNAIMGKAKPGDMGCDIMHFNLHKTFSTPHGGGGPGAGPVAVKSFLEPFLPVPVIEERDGKLTLTYDRSLSIGRVHSFYGNASVLVRAYTYIRSLGAAGLAQVSEDAVLNANYLMHRLAMLFPVAYPGVCKHEFVLTLRQFKRETGVRTWDVAKRLLDYGFYAPTVYFPTIVEEAMMVEPTETESKETLDAFVAALAQIAQEAREQPELVQTAPHTTPVTRLDEARAARELKVRW
- the kdsA gene encoding 2-dehydro-3-deoxyphosphooctonate aldolase, which encodes MPSVQIAHYRVDGTHLLVIAGPCVIESEELCLEVAAHLKGVCERLALPFVFKASFDKANRTALDSFRGPGLERGLRVLAKVKEQIGVPVTTDVHETRQVRPTAEVVDLVQIPAFLCRQTDLLVEAGKWAKAVNIKKGQFADATMMCHAAQKVAASGCQNILLTERGNFFGYGDLVVDMRNLAWLQRTGYPVVFDATHSVQQPSGRGSASGGRRELVPVLLRAAVAAGVDGIFMEIHPDPDNARSDGPNMVPLHKVGELLEMAKAVHEAARPFRAWTL
- the ispF gene encoding 2-C-methyl-D-erythritol 2,4-cyclodiphosphate synthase, translated to MQWRVGMGVDAHRFADGCPLKLCGVTIPHPRGLIGHSDADVALHALCDALLGALALGDIGQHFPDTDPRYKGADSASFVRTVLGMVRERGWQVAHVDITLVAQTPRLAPYRDAMRAQVAQLLEVPLDAVSIKATTTDGMGFVGRAEGIAAFVVATLVHP
- the cysE gene encoding Serine acetyltransferase, producing MRWLHRCWQAFCDNFISHVLVVPDRDPAARTGFFGWLEILLCYPGVHAIWLHRIAHWLWNLGVPVLPRLLSHLNRWLTGIEIHPGAQIGKGVFIDHGAGVVIGETAVVGDNVTLYQGVTLGGTGKEKGKRHPTVGNNVVIGAGAVVLGNITIGDNARIGAGSVVVKPVPPNATAVGVPAKIVSINGVRVEPLAHDRIPDPQLEMFRQLQAQIDELRTRLDAIERQRAPDETPRS
- the zupT gene encoding Zinc transporter ZupT yields the protein MVWTVLGYAVLTDLATALGAVPFALVRTVNERWQGTMTAIAGGMMVAASVFSLAEEGLRFGSVWLVAAGLLAGAAFIAATGKWLEHNDLPFEHLTGSAARQSWLLLLTLFAHSFPEGVAIGVGFATGEFKTGLLLAIAIAVHNIPEGLALSLPLRAKGVSVAKCAWYAVLSSVPQPIAAVPAYLLATAIHPFLPFGLGFAGGAMIFLVIQELVPDSLARTTRSETAWGFMAGLLFMMVFVSLMQ
- the icd gene encoding Isocitrate dehydrogenase [NADP], whose product is MTFRKLTPPSDGEKITVKDGRLQVPDNPFVVWIEGDGIGPDIWRAARPVFDTAVQLAYDGKRRIVWFEAYAGEKAQAVYGELLPDDTLKAIAEFIVAIKGPLTTPIGTGYRSLNVTLRQELDLYACVRPVKWIEGVPCPVKHPEKVNALVFRETTEDVYAGIEWEKGSPEAQRFIELMRTEFGVEIRTDSGIGVKPISEFASKRLVRKAIRYALEQNIPSVTLMHKGNIMKFTEGAFAKWGYEVALEEFRDFIVTEQEVAEQYGGKVPDGKVLIKDRLADNMFQQILTRPDEYHIIATPNLNGDYISDALAAQVGGLGMAPGANMGDYVALFEATHGSAPKYAGKDVVNPSSLILSGVMMLRYMGWQEAADLIEQGIAATVKQQKVTYDLARQLGVEPIKCSEFGQAICENMRAIAAQRS
- the iscS gene encoding Cysteine desulfurase IscS; this translates as MNEGLVYLDYAATTPMDPRVLDAMMPYLTDKFGNPNSIHAFGRAARQAVDEAREKIAALLNCQPSEIVFTGSGTESDNLALRGVAEAYQRKGNHIVTTAVEHHAVLHTCRALEDRGFTVTYLPVDRHGLVVPEQVAEAVTDRTILVSVMHANNEIGTIEPIADIVRAVKEKRPDVLVHTDAVQTVGHIPVDVSALGVDLLSFSAHKFYGPKGVGALFVRQGVRLVPQLTGGGQERNRRSGTENVAGIVGMARALELAVAEMPDELPRLQALRDELIAGVLERIPDSRLNGHPTQRLPHNANFSFRGVEGEALLLQLDLHGIAASSGSACSSGSLEPSHVLLALGLSHEWAIGSLRLTLGRFTTREQIQRVLSVLPTVVEKLRAVAAQAF